The Prevotella sp. E2-28 genome includes the window GCATTCCGAAAGTCTCAAATAGAGATAAACAAAACAAAGTCTATAGTTGAGAGATATGTTTTTTCTGCTTTGTCTATACCGCAAAAGGAATCTGAAAATAAGAATGATGGATTTATAAAATTTCAACATTTTTCTAAACTTCTATCATGGAGCGTGAACGGTTCTTATAAAAAAGGCATACTATATTCTACTATGTATGAAAACAAATTGTTAGATGAAATTGTTGCTATTAATCCTCAAACATCTTTTCGCCATTTGAAAAATGAAGAAATGATTTCTTTCATACCGATGCAAAGCATTTCAGATGAGTTCGCTTGCTGGACGGGTAATGACCAATGTTCTGTATATGATAGCAAGGGGTATACAAAATTTAAAGATGGTGACCTCCTTTGGGCAAAAATCACCCCTTGTATGCAGAATGGGAAATCGGCAATAGTTCAAAATCTAACAAATGGTTTAGGTTGCGGTTCAACGGAGTTTTATGTAATACGCAATTTAACTATAAAAATAGATTTGCGATATATTCATTGTCTCCTTCGATTAGAAGCTTTATTAAATGATGCAACAAAACACTTTACAGGATCTGCTGGTCAACAACGTGTTCCATTGTCTTATTTGAAGAATCTATTAGTTCCAGTTCCCCCTATAGATATTCAAAAAGAAATTGCTAATCACGTTCAGAAAATATATGATGATGCTGAAAAAGTTAAAATGAAAGGATTGAAGTCCAAAAATGAGGCTGAGCATAAATTTGAACAATTGATATTTGGATAATTATGAAATTGTGTTCGTTAGACATTGATAGTTATAAAAATCTCAAAGGTCTATATTCCTTCAATAATAATGGCTATATAGCCATGATCGGCCTTAATGGTTCAGGCAAGAGTAATTTGCTTGAAGCTATCAGTATAGTTTTTGATGGTATAGTCAATAAGAACGGCTCAGGAATTCCTTTCGATTATGAAATAGTGTATGAGTTGAATGGGCATATATATGCCCGAAAGAAGGGGCAAGCAAAGAAAGATGGAAAAAAAATGCAAAGCTAAAGAACTCGAATTCCCTTCATATGTAATTGCTTGTTATAGTGGAGAAGACCTAAGATTGTGGCATGCTGCTTTTGAGAATTATCATATGGATTATTTTAATGAGGCAGTAAAGCGAGCATACTCTTCTCCTAAGTTCCTTTATGTCAACAAATATTGCTGGAAAATTGCCTTGATTTCACTCGTTTGCTCTAATAATGCAGAAGTGAAGAGTTTCTTGAAAAAGACTCTGAATATTAGCACTCCTATAGACGTTGAACTTGAATTTGCTATTGATGACGCAAAAAAAGAAGCGTTCCAAACACATACAGCATTGAGCTGGTTTAACCGTATCACACATGAAGGTCTTATAGGAATAAACCTTAATACTATTGCAACAACAGATATTTTTGTTGAGGGCAAACAGGTTTTAGAAAGTGAAAAGTCTAAATATATCTTCAATTTTCTTTATTTGTTATCACAACCCAAGAAAAACGATCAAAACAAGATTGATAAACTAATAAATGAAATTAAAGTTTCTGTTAATGTTGAGGGTAACAAAATTGATTTTGACAATCTTAGCGAAGGTGAGAAGAAACTGATTCTTATTGAGTGCATAACAAAGGTATTAGGTGACGAAAACTCACTTGTTCTCCTTGATGAACCAGATGCGCATACTCATATTGCTATGAAGAAAGATCTCCTCAAACTTATTTCGGAGTTTAAAGGGCAGACAATCATGACCACACATTCGCCAATGTTCCTCAATAAGCGTTGGGATGGTTTTGACGAGAATAATATTTTCTATATGCATAATGGCAAGATTGAGAGTACAGAGCCGTTGAAACGCCTTGCAGAACTCACCGACAATGAAGTGGATTTTTTTGATAGTTCATATATTTTGGGGGCAAAGAATCTATTGGTTGTTGAAGGTCCAAATGATAAGCGTTATTTGGAAAAAGCAATATCTATTTTTTCAAAAAAAGATGATAAATATAAGAAGCTCTCGCAAATTGCAATTTTACCTGGTAATAGTGCAGGAAATGCGAAGGCTCTATACGAACTTGTGCTAAAAAATAAAATGCAAAAGATAGACCACCTCATTTATTTATTTGACTTTGATGAAGGTGGTTATGATGGCTGGAAGTCAATAAAGAAAATTGTTGACGGTAAGGTGAAATGTCTATTTTACCAATTAGACTATAATGAGCCCTTAGACACAAGTAACAAACCGACAGGAAACGATACTATTATGGTTGAGGATTTCTTTTCTGAGAAGGCATACGAACATATCGTTTCAAAAGAAAAGTTGGATTCAAAGCATAGCCACAAAGATTTCAGGAATTTCAAAACGAATATTGCAAGTTCAATCAAAACATACATAGAAAATAATTATTCAAAAGAATCATTTAAAGAAGAATGGTATAATAGTTTTTCTTCTGTTCTCAATAAACTTTTAGTAGAATTTCAATTATAAATGACAGGAGCATATGAAAGGCGATGCACAACCATTAATAAAGTTCTTTGATGGAGCAGACAAGCGATTCATCAGACCTCTTTACCAGCGTAACTATGACTGGAAAGAAGCGAACTGCGAACAGTTGTTTGATAAAATAGAAAAGTATCAAATGCGAAAACAAAGAGTTGTCCTTTCTTCCGCATCTTTAAAAATGCTCAGAGGTATTCTTACTAAACAGGGGAAGAATCTTAGAAACGATATTGCTCATGGTATTACCTGTATTGCGGATTATTCAATAAACAATGCGATAACTGTTCTTCATTGTTTGTTGAAAGTTAGCGCAATGGATATTCCAGAAGGGTTGACTGGTTATGATGCAAGATCTCTAGAAATAGATAAACTGAAATAATCAGTAATAATTTAAATTCACGACACAATGAGCAGCAAAGCATACCTTACATGGGCTCTCAATCAAGAGGGTGATTTGGTACATGTGGATGAAGTACCAAATGGTAATGAATGCTGCTGCGTTTGTCCTCATTGTAAAAGTGCGCTGTGTGCTAAAAATGGTGGCGATGGAGAAAAAATGATTCACCATTTTGCACATCTAAGTGGGGCTGATTGTGTAGGTGCTGTTGAGTCTGCTCTTCACAAGATGGCCAAAGATGTACTATCGGAATCAAAGTGTGTGTTCCTCCCAAACAGATTTGATGGAAGGCTGGGAGAACAGCATCGTTTTGACAGGGTCGAAGTAGAGTTCTATGATAAAGACACAAGGCTTCGTCCAGATTGTATTGGTTATAATGAGGACAAGAGTCTTTGGATAGAGTTTAAGCGTACACACGCAGTAGATACGAAGAAGAGGGGCAAAATAATTTCTGCTCATATTGATTGTATTGAGATTGACTTAAACGGATGCTCTCTTGATCCTGTTGCCATAAAAGAGTTCATTATGAATTCTGTAGAGAACAGGAAATGGATTCGTGATATTAGCGTGTCGAATAGAAAAGCTGGACATGCTTCTGGGTCTGGCTATTGTGACAGATATGATGACTATTATGATGAGTATCGTCGCTTGAATAGGACTTTTGCCAAGGATAATAATGGGCAATTGGTAAATCTTAGGGACGATATGGCTAATATGAACGAGCATTCATATTATTGTTTGGCTTGCGGAAAAGAAATGACTATAGATGTTGACGATGATGGCTCTTACTTGTTTACTCATGTTGAGGAACAACCACTTTGTGAAGATGATTTGTATTTGCATGAGGCAGCTAAGGAGATAATTTATGCCAAGTTCCACGCTTCTAATGATTTCCCAATTTCCATACCACAACACCTGCCGTGTTGCGATAGTTCGGCTTGTGCTTTTTACAATCAAGAAGAATGTGTCAAGGACAAACACATTCCATATGATTTGAAAAAGCATGGATATGTTGAGTGCCTAAAGGACTACATGTTTCCCAATACCAAATATAAGTGCGACTTAGTCATTAAAAGAGCAGACACGTTTGACCAGGCTATTATAATAAGCATAGATGCTGGGAGTTGTCATGTGGACGTAACTTCTTTGGATAATAGAATTGTTGAATTGGAAGTTTACAATGAGGAATCGCTCATGACATTGCAAGATAACGCTATCGGAGAAGGTAGAGCGACGTTTTTGAACTTCAAAAAGAATAATAGTGGTACTGTTGACCGCACTGAAATTGACAGAGGCATTGAGAAATTTGAACTCTTTTCAAGCGGGAAGCATCACTTGGACATAGTTTCCTGTTCAGAGATTAACAACAGAAAACGCAGTACCGTTTGTGAGATTATATTTGCAGAACAGACTATGGGCCTGTACGAGGCAAAAATATATTCACTACTAAAGTGCTATCAGAAAAAGAGAAAGGCTTGCTATTGCGAGCTGTGTTTCTTTTTATCGGAAGTAAACAGCTATGGCTTAACGGAGAAGATTTGTAGGCGATACAAGACGAAGGGTACACCTCAGTATCCCATACGAGAAGCACCTATAGATTGTGAATATTTCTCTTTGAATCGAACTTTAGTGGCGAACATTGAGAGAGACCCCACTGATGTTACTGTTATTGAACGGGAATTTGAACCTATATAGAAGTAGAATAATATAGAACAAGATAAAAACGTTATAAGTATAAAGTAAGACGAGATATGAGCGAAAAGCAGAAATACATTGACTTTGAGGCTTACGAACGTGTGGCAGAGCCACATAAACGTGAGCGGGTCTCGGCTTGGCGTACTGCAATAGGACTTCAAGACGTAGATGGGCTTCGTGTGTCTGACTATCTGAAGAACGATATGTGCTGATTGGGTATAAGGATGACGAGAACGATGCCCATACAAGTACCCATACAAGTACCCATACAAGTACCCCGACAAGTACCCCGACAAGTTTTATTCACACCAATAATAAAAATATTATTAGATTAGTGAAGGCTTTGGGTGAAGAGCAACTCTCCGTCAAAGTGATGATGGAGAGGATTGGCTTGAAAGATAGGGAAAACTTCCTTGACTACTCTCTTAATCCTTCTATGAACGAGGGCTATATCCGTATGCTTTATCCTGATTCGCCCCGTCACCCTCGCCAGAAATACCTGCTGACGGGAAAAGGACTGGCTCTTTACAATAGCATATGCCATGGGGACAGTTGATATATAGAAGGCTAATGGCTGAGGTCTGAAGGCTGAAAGTATTACGGATTTACGGACTCACGAAATATAAAAATGGGTAAAAACGTTAAAAGAATATATGGAGCTAAATTCTAACAACATCCCAGAACTCCAATCTCCTTTCAAGCAGTTGAAAGAGGTTGATGCCAAAAATGGCAAGGAATGGTGGAACTCGCGTAAATTGGCTCGAGTGATGGGCTATGGTAAGTACTGGAACTATGAACATTTGTCCGACACTATCCAAAAAATTTTGTAAGCTTCGGACAAATGGTCTAACAAAAGCAGGTGTTTTCAATTTGGAAATACCTGCTCCTTATTATAATACGTATGCGCGAGAGGACTATTTGCTCAGCGGCCGTTTGAGCCTATTGCCTGGATAATGCTTGGTATGAGCATAGCGCATGACACGTCGTGCCCAATCGAGTAGATCTTCGTCTTTGTCTCGCCAAGGCATGTCGTTTGATGTGCCTCCGCCACCAGAACTTGGAGCCATGCTGGTTGCACCATCCAGACCAGCAAGGAAGACTCGATGACCTCTATCCAACACGTCATTAAAACGGAGGAAGTTGCGGTCGTCAATGAATGTGTCTTCTGCCATCGCCTCTGCATTGGAGTACAATTCTTGTAATTGGTTTTCAAGTTCCTATCCAACAAGAAATGCTGTTGTTGATATAGTTCTTGATAAGTCTGATATGTCTTCAATTTTTTTTATGCAAAAAATGTGTTTAATATCACTTTTTGTTGTAACTATTTAAAACACAGATGCTTAAGTGAGGTGATATTGAATCGCTTAATATCACCTTATATCACCAAGTAAAACAAGTTGTTTTACTTTCTAAAAGGCCCTCTTTCCTGATATAAAAGCCATTCCATCCAACAGTAAAACAAGTTGTTTTACTTTTTAATCCTATGCATCTTTTTTCTCAAAAGCATACTTTTGTCTTTTAGTTACATAAAAAGCGCGTGCAAATCATGATGACATGCACGCGCCTCCGTTATGTTTTTTGTTATGAATCTTACTTCACCTCCTCGAATGAGACATTCATTGATTTACAACTACTTGCGTGAGCTTGGTGTTTCAATGTCGCAAAATGCTGATAAGCATCCGTGTAGCAAACATCCAACAACCTGCCGCAAAGGTACGATTTTCTATCTAAACAGCCATAAGATAACTAATAAAAAGTTTGGAAAAGTTCCAATTTTTAACAGAAAGCTTGTGTGATTCGGAAATAATTTGTACTTTTGCATCGCTAGAACCCGCCAAGCCTCTCCACGATGCTCAAATGTGCGGGTCGTTTTATATTTTGTCGGTCATGACCGATGAAAATTATTCTTATCCGCTACTATCCAATTCTTTCTGGACATCTTATAGGACACTTATAGGACATTTTTCAGGACATTTATCGAGTAATATGTCTATCTGCCCTTTGATATGCCTTATAGATTGATTTTTCATGTTAATTATGATTAAAAAATAAGATTAAAACTTGTGTTATCCTATTTTAATTTCTATATTTGCAGAAATTTTGCAAAATTGGCGTCAAGATGGTATTACAAATTCGATTAAGTAACTTTTTCTCTATTAACGAAGAAGTGATTTTGGATATGCAGGCAGCGAGTCTTCAGACTAAAGAATCCAAGGACCTGTTGGGTAATACTTTCGTTTGCAATGACGAAAGGTTGTTGAAGACTGTTGCTATCTATGGAGCCAATGCTTCAGGAAAGAGTAACATTATCAAAGCGATAAGGGCTTGTGTTCAAATGATCTTTGAGTCGCATAATTATAACGAGAACACAATCTTTGCCTTTACTCCATTTAAGTTTGGTGGCGTAGGTAAGCCAAGTAAATTCTATATCCGTTTCTTGATAGAGGGTGTTGAATACGAGTATAGCTTTTCCATGACAAAAACGGAGATTATTACAGAGGAACTGTATTATTACCCTGTTGGTCGAAAAAAGTTGGTGTTTTCACGAGATGAGCGCAAAGGCCCAGACAAGAAGGACATCTATGAGTTCCGTTCTGCCATTCGCAGACCTATGGACGTGGCTGGAAATACATCAAAGAAAACCCTTTTTGTGTCACGTGCCAGTCAGATGGATCGTGATGTAGCTAAGGATGTGTTCCGCTATTTTAATGAGCGTTTTATTTTGAACTATTTTGGCTATAATAGTTATTCCATAGAGTCGCTTTTGAATGAGAACAAGGACTTGATTTTGAGGGTGCTCAAGGCTGCAGATAGTGATATTATAGATATTCGTAGTCAGCACGAATTGAGGTCGCTGACAACTGCTGTCTTTGATCCTCTGAGTAATCAGTTACTTTCAAGGGATGATATACAAAAGCCTCAGTTGAAGATTACGACTTTCCATAGGAATAATCCGGAAGTCCCATTTGATTTTTATTCAGAGGAGTCGAGTGGTACTCAAGAATTCTTCCACATGATGTTAACTATTCTGAATATCATCAAGGGCAACAAAGTTCTTCTGATCGATGAAATATCGATGGGACTACATGTGAATCTGGTGGAGTATATTCTTAATCTGTTCCATCAAAGTGAATCGGCTCAGCTCATATTCTCTACGCATAATACTAATCTGCTCAACATGAGAAAGTTGAGGAAAGACCAGGTGTATTTCGTTAACAAGCGTGATGATGGGTCTTCAGATTTGTATTCTCTCTTTGATTTTAAGGATTTCCGTGAGAATATGGATGCAGAGAAAGCATACTTACAAGGCCGCTTTGATGCTATCCCCTATATTGACGATTCGTATAACAATCTAACACGACTTGGATAAGATGGGAAGAAAGGCTCGTATATCTAAGGGGAAACAAATGAAACCGAACTTCTTTGTTTTCTGTGAAGGTGAAACGGAGATCGCATATGTCAAATTCCTGCGTTCATTGTATCGGGCTCCCATTCAGGTCATAGTAAAGAAAGGCAAGTCGAATATTTCAGAAGACTATATTGAACGCTCCCAAAATGAATATGTAAGAACTGAGCAAGATAAAGTCTTCTTGATGTATGATTTGGACGTTGATGGGATGTTGGAACAACTGCAAAAGATACCTAATGCAGAACTGATAGTCTCTAACCCGTGTATAGAACTATGGTTCTTGTTGCATTATCAGGAGCAAAAATCTGAGATTTCGTCTGTTAAGTGTGTTCAGAAATATCAGAAGGTATCGAAAGGATACAAAAAGGGTATCTTGTCTGAAGAAGAGAAGGATGTGTTTACCAAAAATAGAGAGTCGGCATTAGAAAGGGCAAAGAAACTTGCAGCATTCCAAAATCCTTCTACAACGGTATTTAAACTATTGGAGGAATTGAAAGGATAGTAAAAAAATCCGTGTAATCGAAAGACTACACGGATTTTAATTTAGATTTTAAAATCCTTATTTGACCTCCTCGAATTAGACATTCATTGATTTACAACTACTTGCGTGAGCTTGGCGTTTTAATGTCGCAAAATGCTTAAAAGCATCCTTGTAGCAAACATCTAATAACCAGCGCCAAAGGTACTAATTTCTTCCCAATCTGAGATAAGAAAACCAATAAAAAGTTGAGAACAACTCCATTTTTTAACAAAAGGCTTGGGAGATTCGGAAATAATTCGTACCTTTGCATCGCTAGAACCCGCCAAGCCTCTCCGCTCGACTTAGGTCGCTTGCCTAAGCCAAGAACGATGCTCAAATGTGCGGGTCGTTTTATCTTTATTCATTTGTTTATCTGCCCTTTTATCTGCCCTTTCATATTATCTGATTTTCAGTGGGTTAGAACTGCTTTGCTTGCTTGTTTGCTTGTTCGTTTGTTTATTTATCCGCCCTTTTATCTGCCCTTTCACGTACCATTATATTTCTCCCTTCTCTTTGAGTTCTTGTAATCCAATGGCTAACGCTTTGCTAATTAGCTCATTGTTTGCTGCATACGAATCGCCCAAAAGGTATACGGTAGTTCTGTTCTGACCTTCAGTCTTCAAAAGGCCATTGGATTTAAGTATATCCAAATATCTTCTAATCTGTTTCTCAGAAAGATGTGGCCCAATGATCTTAACAATGTCTGAGCGTTTGGCCTTGCCATATTTCTGTAGGAAAGGAAGAATAACCGCCCAAACCTGATTGATATCCCAATCTGTCGCCAAAGAATATGCCGCCATATCTCCTGACAATTCATAATATCGGCGTGGTAAGATGTAATAAATGGCATTTGTCTTTCCATGCTTCTCGATATAGCCCATCTGTTCTAATTTATGCGTAATCGCTTTATCGCTAGGTTTCTTTTGGCCATCTCTTATCTCACAAAGGGCCATTACCTCAAAGACTGTCAGTTTCTTGTCTTCAGGCAGGCTGTCCTGTATTCCTTGAACATACATAGCAAAGGCTTTATCTTTCACAGTTGCTAGCAGTATGGCAATCACGGTGAAATCGTCGCTCTTTGAATAATCAGGTTCGGGTTTACCCTCCGACAATGTAAGTAGGAAGATTTTGTCGATACCTTGACCAGAACGTTCAACAACACCTGTTTTTGAAAGCAGGTCAGCAAGAAGTCTGTTTCTTGGTGTACTTGGTACTGTCAGGAGGGTGTCAACAGTAACACCATTCGGAAAACCGCCAGCATTCAGCACTTCAAGTCTTGTTGGGTATTGTTTTACTACGATTTCGCTATTCTTCCGATAGTCGCGATGCGCAAAAGCATTATTTACCAGTTCTCTGATAACATCCTCATTGAAGAATGGTATATCAAAGATATATGACTCCTCTCTGATGGGTACAGAGCCATTACGAAGATTTATTGCTTCCCACAGTTTGTCAATCAGGATAAAGAATGGCTGCCCGAATTGTAGACGATTGTCAAAATGGATTTGAGCCTCAGTATTGCGATATTCCAACATGACCTTGGCCTGTGGGAATTTCTTACTAATGAAAGATTCTTTGCCCACGAGTAGAACAGCTGCGTTTGTGACTTTGTTCCCACTTATTAGATGCAAGTCACTCAATGCCTGTCTGTCGTCCAATGATTTGAATGAAGGATTCTTTTGCTTTTTGGCATACTTCTCTTTCATCACCTTAATGGCTTCTGGATCCAAATCGTCAATGGTTGCTCCATCACAGAATTGCTCAGAGAAATCAGGCTCCTGTTCTTGAAGAATTGACAAAAGGACCTTGTCGTCCATTGGCAGCAGATCTTCACCAACCCTCATCAAAGCCACGTCTTCAAACTTATACACCTTGCCAATTGGTCTTGAAGGAATCTCTATTACTACTACTCGGCCCGTCTTGTTTGCTTCATTTTCAAACAACTCATATACTTCAGGACGAATACCTGTATCGCGATAGATATTACTCTCCAACTCGCCTAAGGAATTCTCATTTTGCTTAGTCCCTGTCACCTTATGAGGATAGTCATCGTGCATACCTATGACCATCCTTCCACCACCTTCATTGCAGAGAGCTGTAACATATCCAAGGATACATTTGCGCCGATCTTTGGGTTTTGCTTTATCACCCCCATTGTAAGAGACGTTCCCTTGCTCTCCTTTCTTGAACTCTACGTGATCTTCTGACTCACGCATCTGTTGTAGTTCTGCTATTGTATATCGCTTCATTGTCATATTTCATTTGCAAAGTTAATTAATTTCTGTTAGAAGGTGCTATTTTGCAGACGGTTTTGAGAAATTTGTCTCTGTCAGCCTCCCATTGTGAGAAAGTAGAAATATCAGGCTTGGGAAGATTAAAGAAATTCAGCACTTTGCCAATAAAATCATTCATTCGATCTTCTGCATCATCAGAGTTTACTTTTATGGAAATGTATTGATCATCAATAACACCTTTTAATTTATCAAAGTCGCAATCTGTGGTGAGGAAAGAACAGCACTCATTATTTAATATCCATGAGGCACCCATTTCGTTGAGGCATATTGAACTTTGGTAATAACGAGGAGAATGTATGATAATCATGAATATCTCATAATCTTCAAATTGAGTTTTTATTTCATGATATATCTCTTTCCCAAGGCCTATTTTGTAATTTGGCACAG containing:
- a CDS encoding AAA family ATPase, producing MKLCSLDIDSYKNLKGLYSFNNNGYIAMIGLNGSGKSNLLEAISIVFDGIVNKNGSGIPFDYEIVYELNGHIYARKKGQAKKDGKKMQS
- a CDS encoding restriction endonuclease subunit S → MAKMTYKFLHLANYKDIPNWSVQYADEEDLGFTKKYPMARIGSFLTRRKEAIDIQDGIIYKRVTVSTKGGNITIRDEKDGKLIGTKKQFVIHEGQFLLSKIDARNGAYGVVPAIAEGAIITGNFWTYDVDYKRINPQFLTLVTKTQQFLDFAEKSSNGTTNRHYLQEDAFLNQQIPLPSLEEQEKILKDYYINYDAFRKSQIEINKTKSIVERYVFSALSIPQKESENKNDGFIKFQHFSKLLSWSVNGSYKKGILYSTMYENKLLDEIVAINPQTSFRHLKNEEMISFIPMQSISDEFACWTGNDQCSVYDSKGYTKFKDGDLLWAKITPCMQNGKSAIVQNLTNGLGCGSTEFYVIRNLTIKIDLRYIHCLLRLEALLNDATKHFTGSAGQQRVPLSYLKNLLVPVPPIDIQKEIANHVQKIYDDAEKVKMKGLKSKNEAEHKFEQLIFG
- a CDS encoding ATP/GTP-binding protein gives rise to the protein MVLQIRLSNFFSINEEVILDMQAASLQTKESKDLLGNTFVCNDERLLKTVAIYGANASGKSNIIKAIRACVQMIFESHNYNENTIFAFTPFKFGGVGKPSKFYIRFLIEGVEYEYSFSMTKTEIITEELYYYPVGRKKLVFSRDERKGPDKKDIYEFRSAIRRPMDVAGNTSKKTLFVSRASQMDRDVAKDVFRYFNERFILNYFGYNSYSIESLLNENKDLILRVLKAADSDIIDIRSQHELRSLTTAVFDPLSNQLLSRDDIQKPQLKITTFHRNNPEVPFDFYSEESSGTQEFFHMMLTILNIIKGNKVLLIDEISMGLHVNLVEYILNLFHQSESAQLIFSTHNTNLLNMRKLRKDQVYFVNKRDDGSSDLYSLFDFKDFRENMDAEKAYLQGRFDAIPYIDDSYNNLTRLG
- a CDS encoding ATP-binding protein, yielding MKRYTIAELQQMRESEDHVEFKKGEQGNVSYNGGDKAKPKDRRKCILGYVTALCNEGGGRMVIGMHDDYPHKVTGTKQNENSLGELESNIYRDTGIRPEVYELFENEANKTGRVVVIEIPSRPIGKVYKFEDVALMRVGEDLLPMDDKVLLSILQEQEPDFSEQFCDGATIDDLDPEAIKVMKEKYAKKQKNPSFKSLDDRQALSDLHLISGNKVTNAAVLLVGKESFISKKFPQAKVMLEYRNTEAQIHFDNRLQFGQPFFILIDKLWEAINLRNGSVPIREESYIFDIPFFNEDVIRELVNNAFAHRDYRKNSEIVVKQYPTRLEVLNAGGFPNGVTVDTLLTVPSTPRNRLLADLLSKTGVVERSGQGIDKIFLLTLSEGKPEPDYSKSDDFTVIAILLATVKDKAFAMYVQGIQDSLPEDKKLTVFEVMALCEIRDGQKKPSDKAITHKLEQMGYIEKHGKTNAIYYILPRRYYELSGDMAAYSLATDWDINQVWAVILPFLQKYGKAKRSDIVKIIGPHLSEKQIRRYLDILKSNGLLKTEGQNRTTVYLLGDSYAANNELISKALAIGLQELKEKGEI
- a CDS encoding RloB family protein gives rise to the protein MGRKARISKGKQMKPNFFVFCEGETEIAYVKFLRSLYRAPIQVIVKKGKSNISEDYIERSQNEYVRTEQDKVFLMYDLDVDGMLEQLQKIPNAELIVSNPCIELWFLLHYQEQKSEISSVKCVQKYQKVSKGYKKGILSEEEKDVFTKNRESALERAKKLAAFQNPSTTVFKLLEELKG
- a CDS encoding DUF262 domain-containing protein — protein: MKGDAQPLIKFFDGADKRFIRPLYQRNYDWKEANCEQLFDKIEKYQMRKQRVVLSSASLKMLRGILTKQGKNLRNDIAHGITCIADYSINNAITVLHCLLKVSAMDIPEGLTGYDARSLEIDKLK
- a CDS encoding Fic family protein produces the protein MRLVKALGEEQLSVKVMMERIGLKDRENFLDYSLNPSMNEGYIRMLYPDSPRHPRQKYLLTGKGLALYNSICHGDS
- a CDS encoding AAA family ATPase gives rise to the protein MEKKCKAKELEFPSYVIACYSGEDLRLWHAAFENYHMDYFNEAVKRAYSSPKFLYVNKYCWKIALISLVCSNNAEVKSFLKKTLNISTPIDVELEFAIDDAKKEAFQTHTALSWFNRITHEGLIGINLNTIATTDIFVEGKQVLESEKSKYIFNFLYLLSQPKKNDQNKIDKLINEIKVSVNVEGNKIDFDNLSEGEKKLILIECITKVLGDENSLVLLDEPDAHTHIAMKKDLLKLISEFKGQTIMTTHSPMFLNKRWDGFDENNIFYMHNGKIESTEPLKRLAELTDNEVDFFDSSYILGAKNLLVVEGPNDKRYLEKAISIFSKKDDKYKKLSQIAILPGNSAGNAKALYELVLKNKMQKIDHLIYLFDFDEGGYDGWKSIKKIVDGKVKCLFYQLDYNEPLDTSNKPTGNDTIMVEDFFSEKAYEHIVSKEKLDSKHSHKDFRNFKTNIASSIKTYIENNYSKESFKEEWYNSFSSVLNKLLVEFQL